CACTGAGCGTGCAAACGTAAACTCAGCCATATCTAAATTCCAGTTCCACATTAACAACATCCGAACCGAACGGATCAATGTGGAAGCCGCTAATAGCCGGATCAAGGATTTGGATGTTGCTGCTGAGACTGCGAACCTCTCTAAACAAAATATCCTCGTTCAGGCAAGTACGTCGATGCTAGCGCAAGCTAACTCATCTCAGCAGTCTGTCCTGCAGTTGCTAAGATAATAGATCACACTAATAGTGGCTTGAAATAGAATTTCGGGCACAAGAATGAAGGGGTCCTACCGAGTGGTAGGGCTCTTTTTTTGTGCAAATTTAATTGATTATTTTTCAAATTCTAAGAGTTGGCATGCCATGTGCATTTTATAGAAGGGTAATGATTATGAAAGGTAGCAGGAAAATAGGAAAAAAAGGCCCAATCAGCCTGAAAGAACCCTCTAATCAAGGGTTTAAGCCTACTAAGGAAGCAAAAAATGCTCTATTCAGAGTGGAAGAAAACTCCTCTCGTAGAGAAATTTTTCCCGCTAAACAATTATTTATAGCTGCAGGATGCGGCTTTCAACCCGCTGGAAGTTCCAGCCCGTTGCATGAAGCGACTCTAAAAAATAAAGGAGTATTATGGCAACAATAGGAACCAATGTGGGTGCATTAAATGCATCCTTCTTCTTAACTAGAAATAACGAAATGTTGGAACAGTCATTGAGGAAACTCTCCTCTGGTAGTAGACTTGCTGTTCCTTCCGACGACGCTGCAGGCGTTGCTGTAAGTGGTAAATTAGATGCCAATATCAGAAGACTCGTTGCCGCTGTTGAGGGCTCACAAAATGTCATTTCTTTTGCCCAAACAACGGATGGTTTTCTTAAAACAATCCA
This portion of the Verrucomicrobiota bacterium genome encodes:
- a CDS encoding flagellin, yielding TERANVNSAISKFQFHINNIRTERINVEAANSRIKDLDVAAETANLSKQNILVQASTSMLAQANSSQQSVLQLLR